A single Chryseobacterium sp. DNA region contains:
- a CDS encoding ribonuclease HII — protein sequence MQLLQKWSEAYIEAGCDEVGRGCLSGPVVAAAVILDDSFKQNLVNDSKKLTFKTRMDLDSYIKDNVKNYAIAELPPAFIDQHNILNASIHAMHCALDKLTIIPELILVDGNKFHPYNYIPHQCIIKGDSKILSIAAASILAKNYRDKLMIELHEEHPEYGWNTNFGYATKKHQEALIKHGPTKYHRQSFRLKYD from the coding sequence ATGCAGTTATTACAGAAGTGGTCAGAAGCTTACATTGAAGCAGGATGTGACGAAGTTGGAAGGGGCTGTTTAAGCGGGCCCGTGGTTGCTGCAGCGGTGATTTTGGATGACAGTTTTAAACAGAACCTGGTGAATGATTCAAAAAAACTGACCTTTAAAACAAGGATGGATTTAGATAGTTACATCAAGGATAATGTAAAAAATTATGCCATTGCAGAACTTCCTCCTGCATTTATTGATCAACATAACATTCTCAATGCCAGCATACATGCGATGCATTGTGCCCTGGATAAACTCACTATCATTCCGGAGCTTATTTTAGTAGATGGCAATAAATTCCATCCTTATAATTATATCCCCCACCAATGTATCATCAAAGGAGATTCAAAAATATTATCCATTGCTGCTGCTTCTATCCTTGCTAAGAATTATAGAGATAAGCTGATGATAGAACTGCATGAAGAACATCCTGAATATGGCTGGAATACCAATTTCGGATATGCCACTAAAAAACATCAGGAAGCTCTTATTAAACACGGTCCTACGAAATATCACAGACAGTCGTTCAGACTAAAGTATGATTAG